Proteins from a genomic interval of Nostoc sp. TCL240-02:
- a CDS encoding PAS domain S-box protein, with product MNHPRFLDNLAQKHNTQQQNFSSAFLHQMVNSISDPIFVKDRQHRWVLLNDNYCDFIGHSREELIGKSDYDFFPQAEADVFRQKDELVFTTNITNENQDLFTDAQGITHLISTKKSCFEDETGNKFLMGSIRDIILSNEADKVLGVTDRVTDITDLMQTCEALREALEELRQQNEELAIACETAELERRRYQDLFDLAPNAYLVTDVAGIIKEVNYVTAALLSVRQNYLIGKPFILFIAEPDRKTFMNKLTNLQQVQDWEVELQSLGGTAFPASTKMVAMYNSQGQQIGWRWLLCNISEQQAILRDRQQAEKDLHRINAVLQAQQEASIDGILIIDENRKVTSYNQKFSQLWQIPAVMLQTRDDRQLLEWVLDKLVNPDEFLAKVEYLYQHPEKSSRDEIFLKSGRIFERYSAPVRKQQGAYGEASPLGDDYGRIWYFRDITEYKQADAELRASQQRLALLIEQTPLAIIEWNTNLKIQTWNRAAERIFGYTTEEMVGNRFESIIPENARKHVNEIITALSTQCGGSFSVNDNISRDGRMMVCEWYNNPLIAPDGQVIGVASMVLDITERKQAKEALLKSEAQLRQQAEELKIALREVQQTQTQLIQGEKMSSLGQLVAGVAHEINNPVNFIYGNLSPAKEYIQDLLSLLQLYQNHYPEPISEIQDFAEQIELDFLKSDLPQILNSMNVGADRIREIVLSLRTFSRLDEAEMKAVDIHEGIDSTLMILQSRFKGNDQHPKIQIIKEYGKLPLVECYAGQLNQVFMNILSNAIDALEERVESCGKADKENNQCPIPIIGICTQLQEPNQVIIRIGDNGLGIPENVKKQLFDPFFTTKPIGKGTGMGLAISYQIITERHGGSVECISQPGKGTEFVIKIPLIQDSQYNS from the coding sequence ATGAACCATCCTAGATTCTTAGATAACCTCGCGCAAAAACACAACACGCAGCAGCAAAACTTTTCCTCAGCATTTCTGCATCAGATGGTCAATAGCATATCTGACCCAATTTTTGTAAAAGACCGTCAACATCGCTGGGTATTACTTAACGATAACTACTGTGATTTCATAGGTCATAGCCGAGAAGAATTAATTGGTAAATCAGACTATGATTTTTTTCCTCAAGCAGAAGCTGATGTGTTCCGGCAAAAAGATGAACTGGTTTTCACCACAAATATTACTAATGAGAATCAGGATCTTTTTACTGATGCTCAGGGTATAACCCATCTTATCTCTACCAAAAAGTCTTGCTTTGAAGATGAGACTGGTAATAAATTTCTAATGGGTAGCATTCGAGACATCATTTTATCGAATGAAGCTGATAAAGTTCTGGGTGTGACTGACAGAGTTACCGATATTACTGATCTTATGCAAACTTGTGAAGCACTTCGGGAAGCTCTAGAAGAACTGCGTCAACAAAACGAAGAATTAGCGATCGCTTGTGAAACGGCAGAATTAGAGCGTCGGCGTTACCAGGATTTGTTTGATCTTGCTCCAAATGCTTACTTAGTAACTGATGTCGCCGGCATCATCAAAGAGGTTAACTATGTAACAGCAGCCTTACTATCTGTGAGACAAAACTATCTAATAGGTAAACCATTCATTCTATTTATCGCCGAACCAGACCGCAAAACCTTCATGAATAAACTGACAAATTTGCAGCAGGTGCAGGATTGGGAAGTCGAACTACAGTCACTAGGAGGTACAGCCTTTCCTGCTAGTACCAAGATGGTTGCCATGTATAATTCACAAGGTCAGCAGATCGGCTGGCGTTGGTTACTTTGCAACATTAGCGAACAGCAAGCCATACTGCGCGATCGTCAGCAAGCAGAAAAAGACCTACACCGCATTAATGCTGTACTGCAAGCTCAACAAGAAGCTTCCATCGACGGAATTCTGATTATTGATGAAAATCGTAAAGTGACATCATACAATCAGAAATTCTCCCAGCTATGGCAAATACCTGCGGTAATGCTCCAAACACGCGACGATCGCCAACTCCTGGAATGGGTACTAGACAAACTAGTAAATCCAGACGAATTTTTAGCGAAGGTGGAGTATCTTTACCAGCATCCAGAAAAAAGCAGCCGTGATGAAATTTTCCTGAAGTCTGGAAGAATTTTTGAGCGCTATTCTGCACCTGTGCGTAAACAGCAAGGAGCTTATGGTGAGGCATCTCCATTAGGAGATGATTATGGTAGGATTTGGTATTTTCGGGACATTACTGAATACAAGCAAGCAGATGCAGAACTTAGGGCTTCACAGCAAAGACTGGCATTGCTGATTGAACAAACACCTTTAGCCATTATTGAATGGAATACTAACCTTAAGATTCAGACATGGAATCGGGCAGCAGAAAGAATCTTTGGATACACCACTGAGGAAATGGTGGGGAATCGTTTTGAGAGCATAATACCTGAAAACGCCAGAAAGCATGTAAATGAGATTATCACCGCTCTATCAACACAATGTGGAGGGAGTTTTAGCGTCAACGATAACATCAGTAGAGATGGCAGGATGATGGTCTGCGAGTGGTATAACAACCCGTTAATTGCTCCTGATGGCCAGGTGATTGGCGTTGCGTCAATGGTTTTAGACATTACTGAACGAAAACAAGCTAAGGAAGCCTTGCTAAAGTCGGAAGCCCAACTACGACAACAAGCCGAAGAACTTAAAATTGCACTCCGTGAAGTTCAACAGACCCAGACTCAGTTAATTCAAGGTGAAAAGATGTCCAGTTTGGGTCAACTAGTCGCAGGAGTAGCGCATGAAATCAACAATCCGGTCAATTTTATCTATGGCAACCTTAGCCCTGCCAAGGAATATATTCAAGATTTACTTTCACTTTTGCAACTCTACCAAAATCATTATCCTGAACCAATATCAGAAATTCAGGATTTTGCAGAACAAATCGAACTAGACTTTTTGAAGTCAGATTTGCCACAAATACTAAACTCAATGAATGTTGGGGCAGACCGCATTCGAGAGATTGTACTTTCTTTGCGAACTTTTTCGCGCTTGGATGAAGCCGAGATGAAAGCTGTTGATATCCATGAGGGAATTGATAGTACTTTGATGATTTTGCAAAGCCGCTTCAAGGGTAATGACCAACACCCAAAAATTCAAATAATTAAAGAATATGGCAAACTCCCCTTGGTTGAATGTTACGCTGGGCAGCTAAACCAAGTATTCATGAATATTTTGTCAAATGCGATCGATGCTTTAGAAGAGAGAGTGGAGAGTTGCGGTAAAGCAGATAAGGAGAATAACCAATGCCCAATTCCGATAATTGGCATTTGTACTCAACTACAGGAGCCAAATCAGGTAATAATTAGGATTGGCGATAATGGATTGGGAATACCAGAAAATGTGAAAAAACAATTATTTGATCCCTTTTTTACCACCAAGCCCATCGGCAAAGGTACAGGAATGGGACTTGCCATTAGCTACCAGATCATTACAGAAAGACATGGCGGTTCCGTAGAATGTATTTCGCAGCCAGGAAAAGGCACTGAGTTTGTGATTAAAATTCCCCTGATTCAAGATAGTCAATATAATTCGTAA
- a CDS encoding VWA domain-containing protein, whose protein sequence is MMSDRDYTLIIDKSGSMSTPDQVGGRSRWEIAQESTLALARKAEQFDPDGITVYLFSGRFKRYDDVTSAKVAQIFLENDPAGTTNLAGVLQDALNNYFQRKAAGKSKPNGETILVITDGEPDDRKAVFEVIIHATRQMERDEELGISIIQVGSDAQATKFLKALDDQLQSVGAKFDICDTVTLDDLEEMSLVDVLTNAITD, encoded by the coding sequence ATGATGAGCGATCGCGACTATACATTAATTATTGATAAAAGCGGTAGCATGTCTACACCCGACCAAGTGGGCGGTAGAAGTAGATGGGAGATTGCCCAAGAGTCTACACTCGCTTTGGCAAGAAAGGCTGAACAGTTTGACCCCGATGGCATCACGGTTTACTTGTTTTCCGGTAGATTTAAACGCTACGATGATGTCACCTCAGCCAAAGTCGCACAGATATTTCTCGAAAATGACCCTGCTGGGACGACAAACTTAGCTGGTGTGCTTCAAGACGCACTCAATAATTACTTTCAACGTAAAGCAGCCGGTAAAAGCAAGCCAAACGGAGAGACAATTTTAGTCATCACCGATGGGGAACCAGACGATCGCAAAGCTGTATTTGAAGTTATCATTCATGCTACTCGCCAGATGGAGCGTGATGAAGAATTAGGAATTTCGATCATTCAAGTAGGTTCAGATGCCCAAGCGACTAAGTTCCTCAAAGCTTTGGATGACCAGTTGCAAAGCGTTGGCGCTAAATTTGATATTTGCGACACGGTTACTTTAGACGACTTAGAAGAAATGAGTCTTGTAGATGTATTGACTAACGCAATAACTGACTGA
- a CDS encoding VWA domain-containing protein, which translates to MLENRDYTLIIDKSGSMATQDQKGGRSRWFAAQESTLALASKCEQFDPDGITIYLFSGKFKRYENVTSSLVGQIFRENDPSGTTDLAGVLKHATDDYLQRKAAGQTKPNGETILVVTDGEPDDRKAVMKVIIEASRRIDRDEELAISFIQVGTDVQATRFLKVLDDELQSAGAKFDICDTITMEDMEDMSLSEVLLNAIND; encoded by the coding sequence ATGCTAGAAAATCGTGATTACACCTTAATTATTGACAAAAGCGGCAGCATGGCAACCCAAGATCAAAAGGGTGGCAGAAGTAGATGGTTTGCAGCACAGGAATCTACTTTAGCTTTAGCTAGCAAGTGTGAGCAGTTTGACCCAGATGGTATCACGATTTATTTATTTTCTGGTAAATTCAAGCGATACGAAAACGTTACATCTAGTCTAGTAGGGCAAATTTTCCGAGAAAATGATCCCTCTGGTACAACTGACTTGGCAGGTGTATTGAAACACGCAACTGACGATTACTTACAACGCAAAGCAGCCGGTCAAACAAAGCCAAATGGTGAAACAATTTTAGTGGTTACTGATGGTGAACCAGACGATCGCAAAGCAGTTATGAAGGTAATTATTGAAGCTTCTCGCCGCATCGATCGAGATGAAGAATTAGCCATTTCCTTCATTCAAGTCGGCACAGATGTACAAGCTACTCGCTTTCTGAAAGTCTTAGATGATGAACTTCAAAGTGCTGGTGCTAAGTTTGATATCTGTGACACCATTACTATGGAAGATATGGAAGATATGAGTCTATCAGAAGTTCTGCTCAATGCCATTAATGATTAG
- a CDS encoding helix-turn-helix domain-containing protein, which yields MKAEAENNLRLTCEVETTLKVIGGRWKVLIIRELMTGVKRFGELQRALPGVTQKMLTQQLREMEQDGIINREIYPQIPPKVEYSLTHLGETLQPILYAMHEWAVQHSNRTNHHQY from the coding sequence ATGAAAGCTGAAGCAGAAAACAATCTCAGGCTGACTTGTGAAGTAGAAACTACCCTAAAGGTAATTGGTGGACGCTGGAAAGTTTTGATTATTAGAGAATTAATGACTGGCGTAAAACGGTTTGGTGAGTTACAACGAGCTTTACCCGGAGTTACGCAAAAGATGTTGACTCAGCAACTTAGAGAAATGGAGCAAGACGGCATTATCAATCGAGAAATTTATCCTCAAATTCCACCAAAGGTAGAATATTCGCTAACGCATTTAGGAGAAACTTTGCAACCAATTCTCTATGCTATGCATGAATGGGCTGTTCAACACTCAAATCGAACAAATCACCATCAATATTGA
- a CDS encoding ferritin-like domain-containing protein, translating to MNFLTHILHLAGSGAFAYYSAAQIRDLKTRPNILAGFYFAESGSVPFLSTLSDRAAAEGDTWLAEKLAKHASDETRHGKVFAHALQQMNKQVMDFKRQPQTTTTNKSQQQRSPFFAAFFEGYTQEQLKPAVIDWDVFMASTYILELDASKDFARMAKVLPDNEPTDRNLKLGMLSIAQDETGHAAYLYEAMMRRMSAAKVEKLVDMWRTRKVNALLAMVGGILQRNGETRSLVQDSAPSEIDSELIAT from the coding sequence ATGAACTTCTTAACTCACATTCTGCATTTAGCTGGTTCAGGTGCTTTTGCCTATTACTCTGCTGCTCAAATCCGTGATTTAAAAACCCGTCCCAACATCCTTGCGGGGTTTTATTTTGCTGAATCTGGTTCTGTGCCGTTTTTATCTACACTTAGCGATCGCGCCGCAGCCGAAGGCGATACATGGCTAGCCGAAAAATTAGCAAAACATGCATCAGATGAGACTAGGCATGGTAAAGTTTTTGCCCACGCCTTACAACAGATGAATAAACAAGTTATGGATTTTAAGCGTCAACCCCAAACTACAACCACAAATAAATCACAACAGCAACGTAGCCCATTTTTTGCAGCATTCTTTGAAGGCTACACGCAAGAACAGCTAAAACCTGCTGTCATTGACTGGGATGTATTTATGGCTAGCACATACATTCTTGAGTTAGATGCTAGTAAAGACTTTGCGCGAATGGCGAAAGTATTACCTGATAACGAGCCAACCGATCGTAACTTGAAGTTAGGAATGCTAAGTATTGCTCAAGATGAAACTGGACATGCTGCTTATCTCTATGAAGCGATGATGCGACGGATGTCTGCTGCCAAAGTGGAAAAACTTGTAGATATGTGGCGAACCCGCAAGGTAAACGCCTTGTTAGCAATGGTTGGCGGTATCCTCCAGCGTAATGGCGAAACGCGATCGCTAGTCCAAGATAGTGCGCCGTCGGAAATCGATTCTGAGTTGATAGCTACGTAA
- a CDS encoding thermonuclease family protein, which translates to MEKLTKPVRFWLCATIMILGLIGCDRFVNTSGEPVERVSDGDTIVVKDSSGKNFTVRFACVDAPEIAHSNKEKQSKRTSDRNQFTWGVKAQERVQQLVQQGGDRVTLNITDSDRYGRKIAEVRLQNGTFVQQILLKEGLAKVYRPYLNKCPSKDLIQQAEAEAKEQRLGIWSDAKFVNPWEYRTLSKK; encoded by the coding sequence ATGGAGAAATTAACTAAACCAGTACGATTTTGGCTTTGTGCAACTATCATGATTTTGGGTTTGATAGGCTGTGATCGCTTTGTCAATACTTCTGGAGAACCAGTTGAGCGTGTCAGTGATGGCGACACTATAGTAGTTAAAGATAGCAGTGGGAAAAATTTTACTGTGCGCTTTGCTTGTGTAGATGCCCCAGAAATAGCCCACTCTAATAAAGAAAAGCAGAGTAAACGCACTAGCGATCGCAATCAATTTACTTGGGGTGTGAAAGCCCAAGAACGGGTACAACAACTGGTGCAACAAGGAGGCGATCGCGTAACTTTGAATATCACCGATAGCGATCGCTATGGACGCAAAATTGCCGAAGTCCGTTTACAAAATGGCACTTTTGTGCAGCAGATATTGTTAAAAGAAGGATTGGCAAAAGTGTATCGTCCTTATTTAAACAAGTGTCCTAGCAAAGACTTAATTCAACAAGCTGAAGCTGAAGCCAAGGAACAACGCCTTGGTATTTGGAGTGACGCTAAATTCGTTAATCCTTGGGAATATCGCACCCTATCAAAAAAATAA
- a CDS encoding carbohydrate ABC transporter permease has product MQKKIYTKSWLDTDTVAAWTFLTPALTLLGVFIIWPIAYLFYLSFTAGSFTLKGTYWIGLKNYWRLLLNPDFWQVLGNTFYFTVATIIPSLVISLGLAVLLNRSIPLRGIMRSAYFLPSIISLVAAGLGFRWLFQTSGPVNGLLDFFGIAAIPWLGDTFWAMPVIILMSIWKQLGFNMVVFLAGLQAIPPSRYEAADLDGANAWQQFWYITLPGLRPTVIFAIITTAIFTLRSFEQVFVMTGGGPLNSTNLLVYYIYQEAFAQFDFGYAAAAATILLAVTLVLVYFQLQTWKEE; this is encoded by the coding sequence ATGCAAAAAAAAATATATACTAAGTCTTGGTTGGATACTGATACAGTAGCCGCCTGGACTTTTCTCACACCAGCACTAACTTTACTGGGTGTTTTTATCATTTGGCCGATCGCTTATTTGTTCTACCTCAGCTTTACTGCTGGTAGTTTCACCTTAAAAGGTACTTATTGGATAGGCTTAAAAAACTATTGGCGCTTGCTACTTAACCCCGACTTCTGGCAAGTTTTGGGTAACACCTTTTATTTTACTGTTGCCACCATCATTCCCAGTTTAGTTATCTCCTTGGGATTGGCTGTGCTATTAAACCGCTCTATTCCCTTGCGGGGCATCATGCGGAGTGCATACTTTCTACCTTCGATTATTTCACTTGTGGCAGCCGGCTTGGGATTTCGCTGGCTGTTTCAAACATCAGGCCCAGTTAACGGACTTTTAGATTTTTTTGGTATTGCAGCTATACCCTGGCTAGGAGACACATTTTGGGCAATGCCAGTAATTATTTTAATGAGTATTTGGAAACAACTGGGTTTCAATATGGTAGTTTTTTTAGCAGGCTTGCAAGCAATTCCTCCCAGTCGTTATGAAGCAGCAGATTTGGATGGAGCAAATGCTTGGCAACAATTTTGGTATATTACTCTGCCCGGATTGCGCCCTACTGTGATATTTGCAATCATCACTACTGCAATTTTTACATTGCGGAGTTTTGAGCAAGTTTTTGTCATGACTGGCGGTGGCCCATTGAATTCTACTAATTTGCTGGTTTACTACATTTATCAAGAGGCTTTTGCTCAGTTTGATTTTGGTTATGCAGCAGCAGCAGCGACAATATTACTAGCAGTGACGCTGGTACTAGTTTATTTTCAACTGCAAACTTGGAAAGAGGAGTAG
- a CDS encoding type II toxin-antitoxin system RelE/ParE family toxin gives MASALDDLKDFPEDVQDVMGYALDLAQHGEKHPDAKPLYGFTGTGVLEIVDDFEGDIYRAIYTVKFAGFVYLLHSFQKKSKHGIATPKQDIHLVKKRLQVAQEDYLQEIAKTVE, from the coding sequence ATTGCAAGCGCTCTTGATGATTTAAAAGATTTCCCTGAAGATGTACAAGATGTAATGGGTTATGCTCTGGATTTAGCACAACATGGTGAAAAGCATCCTGACGCAAAACCTTTGTATGGATTTACAGGCACTGGGGTTTTAGAAATTGTAGATGATTTTGAAGGAGATATATACAGGGCAATTTATACTGTTAAATTTGCAGGATTTGTTTACCTATTACATTCATTTCAAAAGAAATCAAAACACGGTATTGCTACACCAAAACAAGATATACATTTAGTTAAAAAGAGACTCCAGGTTGCTCAGGAAGATTATTTACAAGAAATAGCAAAAACAGTCGAGTAA
- a CDS encoding helix-turn-helix domain-containing protein, with protein MSNENDVYISNGNIFADLGLSNPEERLIKAELARKISEIIVNRQLNQVQAAEVLGIDQPKISALTRGKLKDFSIDRLIRFINILGNDVEITIKPKPESHSIACTTVICE; from the coding sequence ATGAGCAACGAAAATGATGTTTATATTAGTAACGGAAATATCTTTGCTGATCTAGGATTGTCTAATCCTGAAGAGCGCTTAATTAAAGCAGAACTTGCACGCAAAATTAGTGAAATTATTGTTAATCGCCAATTAAATCAAGTCCAAGCAGCCGAGGTTCTTGGAATAGATCAACCAAAAATATCTGCTTTAACTAGAGGGAAACTAAAAGATTTTTCAATAGATAGATTGATCAGATTTATAAACATTTTAGGTAATGATGTAGAAATTACAATTAAGCCTAAACCAGAAAGCCATTCAATTGCTTGCACGACTGTAATTTGTGAATAA